CGTCGGGCCGACGCCGGGGCGGCCGTCGGGGTTCAATGGCAGCGTCCCTTGAAATCGGAGCAGGGCATACAGACCCAGCACCGACACCAGGCTGAACGCCAGGAGCGACATGGCGTACACGGTCCAACGCTGTTGCGCTCCGGGGTTGACACGACACGCCCGATAGATGACGCGCTCGATCGGGCCAAACAGCCGCTCGCCAAGGGTGGGCTCGGGCTCACCGCCCAGCTCGGGGTCGCCGAACACGCCCGCCAGGTAGCGCCCGAGCGGCGGCACGGTGACGCCGAGCAGCACCAACAGGACGAGAAGCTGAAAGATGGCTGCGGCGGACATCAGAACCGCTCCGGCCAGATCAGGGTGACCACCAGGTAGGCCAACAGCCCAGCGGCGATCACCAGGCCCACGATGCTCTCGAGGTTCACAGTCGCTCCCCCGTGGTCGGGGTTGCCGCCGACGCCGAGGGCGTGGTTGTCGGCGTCACATCGACGCTGTCGTCCGGACCGACGACGCGGTCGCATATGCGCACATAACCGGCAAAAGCGGCAAAGGCCCCGACCAGCAGAATCAGAAGAAGAACATCTGTCATGCGGAGGGGTCTAATCGCCCCCCGCCTCGACGGAACGGCCTTCACGCCATCTTCACGGCCAAGAGCCACATCTTGGCGCCGTGTTCGGGCCAAGCCCCCGATGGGGCACGATCCGAGCGGCGGGACCACGCCGTAGGATGGGTAGACATACGTTCACCCGGGAGGTCGCTTCAGTGCCACACAGTTCCTTTGATGACCGGGCCGCCACCTGGGACGACCCGGACAAGATCGAGCGGGCCCGCGTGGTCGCCGAGGCCATCGCCAGGGCCGTGCCGCTCGATCGCACGACGCGGGTCTTCGAGTACGGCGCCGGCACCGGTTTGGTTTCCGAGCAGCTGGCACATTCGGTGGGGCAGATCACCCTCGCCGACCCGTCGGAGGGCATGCGCCAGGTTGCACAGGCCAAGGTGGACGCCGGGGCGCTCCCCGACACCACCCGCGTGTGGGGGCTTGACCTCGCAGCCGAGACGCCGCCCGAGGATCAATTCGATCTCATCGTCACGGTGATGACACTGCACCACATAGCCGAGCTTCGGCCCGTGCTCACCGGATTTGCCACCATGCTCACTGAAGGCGGACACCTCTGTATCGTCGACCTCGAGGCCGAGGACGGCTCGTTTCACGAGGACAACGCAGCGGGACATGAAGGGCACTTCCATGTTCACGATGGGTTCGATCCCGATGAATTGAGCGACCGGCTCGCGGACGCGGGCTTCTCGATCACCGTGGAGCGCTCGGTCGCTCAGGTCATGAAGGGCGACCGTCCCTACCCCCTCTTTCTTGCCACCTGCACGGCGGACCAACTTCGGGCTTGACATATCGATTATCGATATGCATACTCATCTCCACGCATATCGACAATCGATATATCGCCGGAGGTAGTCATCATGAACGCAACAGCCGCGGCTGGTGAAACCAGGTCACCAGGTGTGATCAAGTGGTTCGAGGGCCTGTTGCTGGTCGGCATGATCGTGATGTGCCTGTCCATCGTGGCGATAGTCCTCTCCAAGCCGGCGATGGGCCTTGTCGGCAACGACGATCCGGTCGTCGACGCCGAACCTTCGTTCCCGATCGACTTCGGCGACCAGGTGCCACCGATGGCCTCAAACGACGGGGTCCCGGTCGCCACCAGCCAACCGCCGGTGAAGGTCGGCGGGCCGACCGCCGCCCGGTTCACCTTTCTCGCCCCAAGCCCGGCACAGCGAGCGGTCTGGTTGATCTGGCAGGTGAGCGGCCCGCTGTTGATACTCGCCGGTCTGTGGCTGGTGTACTCGATCGTCCGGTCGGCACGGGCCGGCAACCCGTTCGTCGCCCGGAACGAGCGGCGGCTGTGGATGCTTGCCGCATTGATCGCCGGCGGCGGGACCGCCTACTCGTTCTTCAGCGGGGTGGCGGCGATGCTGATGTTCCGTGGATCCACCGCAGCGGGCCTCACCGAGACGGCATTCACCATCTCGTTCCTTCCCATCATCGTCGGTTCAGGCGTGGCCGCGTTGGCGTCGGTGTGGCACGCCGGTGTGGCCTTGCAGGACGACGTCGCCGGAATGATCTGATGCCTCCCGAAAAGCCGCACCGCATCCACTGCCACCTCGACCGCCTGCTGAACGAGCACAACATCTCGCTAACCGACCTGGCCGAGCTGGTCGGCGTGACCGCCATCAACCTGTCGGTGCTCAAGAACGACCGGGCCAAGGCGATCCGATTCTCCACCCTGACCGCCATCTGTGACGCCCTTGATTGCCAGCCGGGCGAGTTGTTCTCGGTCGAGCGGTAGCACCCACCCAGGTCGGTCCGAGGGTGGGCGCGGCACCCGGCGCGCCCGGCCTAGTCTGAAACCTCCAGACCGCTGCACCGATGCAGCACCTACGAAGGGACATACTTTATGGGGCTTCGCCTCGGAGATACCGCGCCAGATTTCACCGCCATGACCACCGATGGCGAGCTCTCCTTCCACGACTGGAAGAAGGACTCGTGGGCGGTGTTCTTCAGCCACCCGGCCGACTTCACGCCCGTGTGCACTACCGAGTTGGGCCGCACCGCCGCCCTCGGCAGCGAGTTCGCCAAGCGCAACACCAAGGCGATGGCCATCTCGATCGACCCGGTTGAGGATCACCACGCCTGGGCTCCCGACATCGGCGAGGTCACCGGCACCCCGCTCAACTTCCCGATCGTCGCCGACCCGGACCACAAGGTCGCCGAGCTCTACGACATGATCCACCCAGGCGAGGGCGATACCTCGACCGTGCGTTCGGTGTTCATCGTCGACCCCGAAAACAAACTGCGCCTCATCCTCACCTACCCGAAGTCGGTGGGCCGCAACTTCGACGAGATCGTCCGCGTGATCGACGCGCTGCAGGCGACCGACGCCAACCCCATCGCCACCCCGGCCGACTGGAAGCCCGGCGACCGCGTGATCGTGTCCCCGGGCATGTCCACCGAGGACGCCAAGGCCAAGTTCGAGAACGTCGAGGAGTTCAAGCCCTACCTCCGCTACGCCGACGCCCCGAAGTAACCCGCGGCAACACTGGGCGTTCGACCGGTGACAGACCGGTCGAACGCCCGCCGTTCCGGGTCGTTCAGACGAAGAGCCCCAACCTGCGGGCGGCCCGGTTGAGGTCATCTCGCGCGGATGGGTCTGCGACGGCGATCAACGCCCGGGCCCGGTCAGCAAGCGAACGACCCCGCAGTTCTGCAACGCCGTGCTCGGTGACCACATGGTCCACGGTGTTCTTGAGGGTGGTCACCACCGACCCGGCCGTGAGCGACGCAACGATGCGGCTGTCGCCCGCTCGGGTCAACGACGGAGTGACGATGAATGCCTGCCCTTCCTCGGCATACATCGCGCCGCGCGCAAAGTCGGCCTGGCCTCCCGACGAGGACCAATAGCGGCCACCGATCGTTTCCGATGCGCACTGGCCCATCAGATCGACCTCGGTGGTCGCGTTCACCGAGTTGAACCGCCGCATCCGGGCGATGACCCGGGGATCATTGACGAAGTCGACCCCAAGCAGCTCGACCACGGCGTTGTCCTCGAGCCAGTCGTACAGGCGGCGCGTGCCCAAACAGAAGGTGGTAACCACACGATTGCGGCGCACCTCCTTGTAGGCCCCCGTGACCACGCCGGCCTCCACCAGGTCGACCATGCCGTCGTGAAGCAACTCGGTGTGGATGCCCAGGTCACGGTGACCGCCCAGGCTGTCGAGCACGGCGGACGCAATGGACCCGATACCAATCTGCACCGATGCACGATCGGGGATTCGTTCGGCCACCAGTGATGCGATCGCTCGATCGACATCGTTGGGCTCGGAGCGTGGCACCTCGATCAGCGGGCGATCGGACTCGCACCAGCCCTCCACCTGGGAGTGGTGCACCAGGTTGGCCCCTCGTGTGCGGGGCATGTGCGGTGTGGCCTCCAGGAAGATCGGCACTCGTCCGATCAGGTCGACGACGTAGTCGGCGTTGGTGCCCAGGCTGAAGTAGCCGTGCTGATCCGGCGGCGAGCAGGCTGCGACGACCACCGTGCAGCGGGTGCTCCGACGGAGCAGCGTCGGCACCTCGGAGAAGTGGTTGGGCACCAGATCGATCGTGCCCTCCCAATATGCGGGCCGGGTGATGTGGGACAAGAAGTACGACACGTGGCGCAGCCGATCGCCGTAGACGCCGTGAAGGTACGGCCGGTCGCGAAGAGCGTGCATCTGGTGAATCCGCACCCCTTCAAGCTGGTCGGCGGCGGCTTCGATCGCGTCGAGGATCGACGTTGGCTCACCGTTGGCCAGCGGCACGATGACGTCGGCGCCCGGGATGAGCAGGTCGAGCACAGCCTCGGCGGGCACGGGGGGCGGAAGACGGATCATCGAGTTCGGGCTGCGTCTCGGGGCATGATGGCCAACTTAGGACGTGTGGAAGCAGCCCCAGGACAATCAGGGACGGCGGGCGAGGCTCAGGTGATCGCAGCTCGCATCGACCCAAGCAGCGCAACCAACTCGGACAGTTCAGCGGGCTCGAGCACCGCCAGGTCGGCGCCGAACGCCACGTCGGTGCCGGCCTCGATCTGGGCCCAAACCCGACGGTGCTCATCGGTCGGGGTGGGTCGCGGCTGGGGCCACCCAAAGATGTCAGCCATGGCAGGCGACTTGATCATGAAGGCGACCAGCGGATCGAGACCAAGGCGATCAAGTTCGGCCACGTGCCGGGCGAACCGAAGTTCACGAAGTGAATTCACTCGATGGTAGGCAAGTTCGCGCGCCGACCGGGGCTCGGCCAACGCACGCCATCCGTCGAAGATCGGAGCCGACGCGCCGTCGGCTGCGGCGGAGACCCTGCCGGCCAACTCTCCGAGCCGCTCGTACCCGATGCCGTCGCTCGGCAGGTGGCTCGCCGCCCAGGTTTCGGCCGCGCGGGCAAATCGAACAGCCGCTTCGTGTCGGGTTTCAACGCCGATCGCCTGCGTCCAGCCCGCCTCCACCGATGCCGAGGGAAAGAAACAGAATGCCTTCACCACTGCGGCAACGGGCACGTCGCCCAGCACCCCGCCTCGCCCGCCGAAGTAGAAGGCCAGGCCTTCGTAGCCCGCAGCCGCGGCAGCGACATGGTTGTCCATGTCGAGCATGAACATCGCCCCCACCGCGCCGATGTCGTCGGCGCACTCGCGGGCGGCCTGCGAGGCCGGTGACTCGTCGGCAGTATCGCTCATCTTCGAAAGGCTAGCTCTGCCGAAGGAGGTCAGATCGGGTAGGTGCACACGGCTGCATCCGTGCTGACCAGCACCGAATCGCCCACGCCAAGTCGACACGTCCCCGGGGCGCTCACCGCCAGTCGCAGTCGCGAGGTGCGCAGGGCGATGCTCAGTCTCAGTTCGGATCCCCGGTATGACAGCGCTGTCACCGTGCCGGCGGCCCCGGCATCGGACGGGCCGCCCGCCCGGACCGCGCTGAGATGCTCGGGGCGAACCAGCACCTGGCACGGGCCGAGTTGGCCATGCCAGGCGTCGACGGCCAGCCGTCCGAGCACGCACTCCACCGAGTGCCCATCGGCGTCGCTGGTCACATCGCCCGGCAGCACGGCTGCGTCGCCCAAGAACCGACCGGTATCAAGGTCGGGAGGCCGGTCGTACACATCTCTCGGTTCGCCCGCCGCAACGATGTGCCCGTCACGGATCACCACCAGGTGGTCGGCCATGGCGAGGGCCTCCGACTGGTCGTGGGTGACCAACATGGCGGTGGCGCCAACTCGATGCAGCATGGCCTGAACCTCCTCGCGCAGCTCCACCCGCAACTTGGCGTCAAGAGCGGAGAACGGTTCGTCCAGAAGGATCAGCTGTGGCTCGGGTGCCAGCGCCCGGGCCAGCGCCACACGCTGCTGTTGGCCACCGGACAGTTGGTGCGGGCGTCGGTCGCCCAGGCCCTCCATGCCGACCAGCTCAAGGAGGTCTTCAACCCGGTCTCGTCGGCGTTTCCGGTCGACTTGAGTCAGGCCAAAGCCGATGTTCCGGGCGACGGAGAGGTGGGGAAACAAGGCCCCTTCCTGCGGGACGATGCCAATACCGCGGTCGTGGGCGCGCACGCTTGGCGTTGACGGCGAGTCGAGCGTGCGGCCGCCGAGGGTGATCACACCGGTATCGGGCCGCTCAAATCCGGCGATGCAGCGCAGCAGCGTGGTCTTTCCCGATCCGGACGGACCGAGCACGGCGGCGAACGCTCCGTCGGCAACCTCGAGGTCGGCCCGGTCGAGAGCGGCCGTGCCCGGCCCCTGACGGGTGGAAAACGTCTTGGTCAACCCGCGGACGCTCAGCACGAAACTGCGATCGTATCGACGCTGATCCAAGTGGGCTTCATGGTCGGTCCCTCATTCTGCAAGGTCCTGAACGTGGCGAAGGGTGCTGCGAACCAGCAGCACGACCGGCACAACCCCAAGGACGACGAGCATCGCGGCGTAGGGGGCGGCCGCGGTGAAGTCGAGCGACTCACCGTTGGTGGTGGCCCACAACCGGGTCGACAGCGTGTCCGCGTTGAACGGAATCAACATGAGGGTGGTGGTCAGTTCCTTGCCGGCATCGAGACCCACGAGAATTGCACCGGCCATAAATCCGGGGAGGGCCAATGGCAGGGTGACCCGGGCAAACGAGCGCGCCGGGTGCGACCCGAGCGAGGCGGCAACATCGTCGTACACCTTCCGGGAGGCCTCCAGACCCACCCGTTGGTACCCGACCGCCAACGGAAGAAACAGGATCACGTAAGCAGCTACGAGCACCGTTGGCGTTTTGTACAGCGACGGGGTGAGCCGGGTGGCGAGGTACACAAGGGCCAGGGCCAGAATCGCGCTCGGAATGGCGTGGGCCACCCACACGGAACGCTCGGTCAGCATCGAGGCGGTCGATGGGCGACGGTTGATCCACCAGCTCACCGGGAAGGCCGCCACGGTCGCCACCGCTGCGGCCACCAGCGCGTACCCGGCCGTGCTGGACAGTGCGCTGATCACCTGTCCCCACTCGACCGGCACCGACCGCCGCACGTTGGTCAGGCCGCGCACCGTCATCAACACCGTCGGGCCAACCGCCAGCAACGGTACAAGCAGCGCCACAACCTGAACCGGCACCTGCCGGCGGCCCAGCCGGACACGCGTTGGGGGGCGCGTCGTGCCCCGCGTCACGCGATGAGCCGAGCCGCTTGGCGACAACAACCGGGTGCCGAGGAGCACCAGGATCGAGAAGCCGGCCAGCAACAGCGACAGCGACCGCGCCGACGTGTAGTCGCCGTAGTCGAGCATCTCGGCCATGATCTTCGTGGTCAACGTGCTGCGTCCGAGCTGCACCATGGCGCCGTATTCGGCGAGCACGTGCAGTGCCACGATCAGCAACCCGGCAGCAAGGGCTGGCCGCAGGCTGGGAAGCGTGACGTGGCGAATGCGGCTGAGCCGTGACGCGCTGAGGTTGGCCGACATCTCCTCCAACGCCGGATCGATGTTTCGCAGCGCAACGACGCACGGCAGAAACACGTAGGGATACAGCGAGAGGGCCAGCACCAGCGACGCCCCGGGCAGGCTGGTCACCCACGTCCGCTGCGGTGCAAACACGAGCTCGGCCGAAAACGCCGCGTAGGCGCTGACGAAGCCCGGGACGGCCAGTGGCAGCGTCAGCAACACCGTCCAGGTTCGAGGAAAGGCCACCGTGGTGCGCACCACCATCACCGCACCCAACACCCCAAGCCCCACGGTCAGCACGCTCACCAACACGACCAATTGCAACGTCTGCACCATGGCTGACGTGGTTGCCGCATAGCGGAACTCGGCGCGGATGTCGCCCAGCGAGATCCCGGTGGCAAACAGGTAGACGACCGGCGCGAGCGACAACGCGGCGACGGCGACCGCACCGAGCGCAGTCGCCGCCGAGCCAACTCGTGGAACCCGAGGGTTCATCCGCTGGACATTCCGAGCTCCTTCAGCAGGTCCTGGGCCTCAGCCGAATCGGCCAGTTGGTCCATGTCGAACTTCGGTGATTTCACCTCGCTCAGATCACCGGCGACCGCGCTGGCCACGCCTGGAGCCACCGGATACTGCGCCTCAGACACCTGTGGGTCGCCGTTGGCGATCACGTCCTGTCCGCCATCCTTGGAGGTCAGCCAGGCCAGAAACTTCTGCGACTCTTCAGCGTTCTTGGATGACTTCAGCACCCCGGCGCCCGAGGACAGCACCAGGTTGCCCGGATCCTCGACGGGAAAGTGGTGGATCTTCGATGCCAGCGCATCCGGGCCCCCGGACTCGGTTGCCAGCACCCACCAGTAGTAGTGGTTGGACAAGCCCATTGCGTGCTTCCCGGCCTCAACGGTGTCTCGCACGTTACCGTTCTTCTTCTCGTTGAGGCCGTTGGCATTGATGCCATCAAGGAATTCCCGGGTGGCCTTCTCACCCTCGGTCTCCAGCAGGTACTGCGTGGTGGCCACGAAAGCGCCCGACGGCGCCCAGGCGAACTTGCCCTGGTATTTCGGATCGACGATGTCGGCCAGGGTCGCGGGCAGGTCGGCCTCATCGATCAGCTTCGGGTTGTACAGCAGCACGCGACTCCGTGCGGCGTAGGCCACCCACAGGCCCTTGCCGGAGCTCAGCCCGGGACGCACCTGGGCGAGCGTCGACGCTTTGACGGGTGCGAGCAGGCCGTCGGCCCCCAGCCTGGCGGCCGGGGTCGGGTCCTCGGAAAGGAACAGGTCGGCCTTCGACGCCGAACCTTCGGCCTCGATCTGACCGACCGTTGCGTCATTCTGGATGTTGAACTTCACCCCGGTTGCCTTCGTGTAGGCCTGGGTCAGCCCCTCGATCAGCTCTGCGTGCTGGTCGGTGTACATGGTGAGGGTCACGCCGCCGCCAGAGGATGTCGTCTCCGAATCCTCGCCGCCACCACACCCGGCAACGGCCATAGCCATTGCAAGCGCTCCGGCAACCACCTTGCCCACTCGCAAACCACGCTTCCTGACCATGACGTCTCCTTTGCACAGCGACGGAACCCACATCAAGACACCGTTCGTCGGTTTGGTAGGTGAACCTAACGGATTGTGGAATCCTCATCCCAATCAGGCGGCCGCCTTCCCTCCCACCAGGAGCGCCAGTGCCCCCAAACCCTCGCCCGTCGGAAGCCCAGGCCCGACTCTCCACCCTCAACCGCTACCTTCCCCTGTGGATCGGTCTGGCGATGGTGGCCGCGCTGGGGCTCGGCCGGGCAGTGCCCGAGCTCACCGATTGGCGACCGCATCAAGGTCGACACGGTCTCGGTTCTGTTTGCACTTCAGGGTGAACAAATCACCGACCGCCCGCTCGACGTGGCCCGGGTGGCCGTTCCACTGCTCATCTACTTCGGCGTTATGTGTTCACATCATTCGTCACCGGTTTCCGCCTGGGTCTCCCCTACGACCGCAATGCGTCAGTCGCCTTTACCGCAGCCGGCCACAACTTCGAATTGGCCTTCGCGGTGGCCATCTCAGTGGTTTGGGGTCACCAGCGGACAGGCCCTGGCCGGCACGATCGGGCCGCTCATCGAGGTGCCGGTGCTCGTCGCCCTGGATACCCGAGCGCAGCCATGAGCGGGTGCGGGGCCGGACGCCAACGGTTGTTTCGAAGGACCACACCAGGATTGGCCTGACTGGTTGGTCATGATTCTTCGTCCTCAGCATGTTCGTCGAGCCACGCTTCGCCGGCACGGTAGGCCGCTTCGGAGGAATGTCCGACAATGGCGTCGGCCTCGAATACCGTGACCTTGTTTTTGAGGTCGATCCGACCCGAGCGTTCCAAGGTCGCCAA
Above is a genomic segment from Candidatus Microthrix parvicella Bio17-1 containing:
- the kdpF gene encoding K(+)-transporting ATPase subunit F, producing MNLESIVGLVIAAGLLAYLVVTLIWPERF
- a CDS encoding class I SAM-dependent DNA methyltransferase, with the translated sequence MPHSSFDDRAATWDDPDKIERARVVAEAIARAVPLDRTTRVFEYGAGTGLVSEQLAHSVGQITLADPSEGMRQVAQAKVDAGALPDTTRVWGLDLAAETPPEDQFDLIVTVMTLHHIAELRPVLTGFATMLTEGGHLCIVDLEAEDGSFHEDNAAGHEGHFHVHDGFDPDELSDRLADAGFSITVERSVAQVMKGDRPYPLFLATCTADQLRA
- a CDS encoding DUF2975 domain-containing protein, coding for MNATAAAGETRSPGVIKWFEGLLLVGMIVMCLSIVAIVLSKPAMGLVGNDDPVVDAEPSFPIDFGDQVPPMASNDGVPVATSQPPVKVGGPTAARFTFLAPSPAQRAVWLIWQVSGPLLILAGLWLVYSIVRSARAGNPFVARNERRLWMLAALIAGGGTAYSFFSGVAAMLMFRGSTAAGLTETAFTISFLPIIVGSGVAALASVWHAGVALQDDVAGMI
- a CDS encoding helix-turn-helix domain-containing protein, which translates into the protein MPPEKPHRIHCHLDRLLNEHNISLTDLAELVGVTAINLSVLKNDRAKAIRFSTLTAICDALDCQPGELFSVER
- a CDS encoding peroxiredoxin, which gives rise to MGLRLGDTAPDFTAMTTDGELSFHDWKKDSWAVFFSHPADFTPVCTTELGRTAALGSEFAKRNTKAMAISIDPVEDHHAWAPDIGEVTGTPLNFPIVADPDHKVAELYDMIHPGEGDTSTVRSVFIVDPENKLRLILTYPKSVGRNFDEIVRVIDALQATDANPIATPADWKPGDRVIVSPGMSTEDAKAKFENVEEFKPYLRYADAPK
- a CDS encoding acetyl-CoA hydrolase/transferase family protein, which translates into the protein MIRLPPPVPAEAVLDLLIPGADVIVPLANGEPTSILDAIEAAADQLEGVRIHQMHALRDRPYLHGVYGDRLRHVSYFLSHITRPAYWEGTIDLVPNHFSEVPTLLRRSTRCTVVVAACSPPDQHGYFSLGTNADYVVDLIGRVPIFLEATPHMPRTRGANLVHHSQVEGWCESDRPLIEVPRSEPNDVDRAIASLVAERIPDRASVQIGIGSIASAVLDSLGGHRDLGIHTELLHDGMVDLVEAGVVTGAYKEVRRNRVVTTFCLGTRRLYDWLEDNAVVELLGVDFVNDPRVIARMRRFNSVNATTEVDLMGQCASETIGGRYWSSSGGQADFARGAMYAEEGQAFIVTPSLTRAGDSRIVASLTAGSVVTTLKNTVDHVVTEHGVAELRGRSLADRARALIAVADPSARDDLNRAARRLGLFV
- a CDS encoding helix-turn-helix domain-containing protein, which codes for MSDTADESPASQAARECADDIGAVGAMFMLDMDNHVAAAAAGYEGLAFYFGGRGGVLGDVPVAAVVKAFCFFPSASVEAGWTQAIGVETRHEAAVRFARAAETWAASHLPSDGIGYERLGELAGRVSAAADGASAPIFDGWRALAEPRSARELAYHRVNSLRELRFARHVAELDRLGLDPLVAFMIKSPAMADIFGWPQPRPTPTDEHRRVWAQIEAGTDVAFGADLAVLEPAELSELVALLGSMRAAIT
- a CDS encoding ABC transporter ATP-binding protein, which codes for MLSVRGLTKTFSTRQGPGTAALDRADLEVADGAFAAVLGPSGSGKTTLLRCIAGFERPDTGVITLGGRTLDSPSTPSVRAHDRGIGIVPQEGALFPHLSVARNIGFGLTQVDRKRRRDRVEDLLELVGMEGLGDRRPHQLSGGQQQRVALARALAPEPQLILLDEPFSALDAKLRVELREEVQAMLHRVGATAMLVTHDQSEALAMADHLVVIRDGHIVAAGEPRDVYDRPPDLDTGRFLGDAAVLPGDVTSDADGHSVECVLGRLAVDAWHGQLGPCQVLVRPEHLSAVRAGGPSDAGAAGTVTALSYRGSELRLSIALRTSRLRLAVSAPGTCRLGVGDSVLVSTDAAVCTYPI
- a CDS encoding ABC transporter permease; translation: MNPRVPRVGSAATALGAVAVAALSLAPVVYLFATGISLGDIRAEFRYAATTSAMVQTLQLVVLVSVLTVGLGVLGAVMVVRTTVAFPRTWTVLLTLPLAVPGFVSAYAAFSAELVFAPQRTWVTSLPGASLVLALSLYPYVFLPCVVALRNIDPALEEMSANLSASRLSRIRHVTLPSLRPALAAGLLIVALHVLAEYGAMVQLGRSTLTTKIMAEMLDYGDYTSARSLSLLLAGFSILVLLGTRLLSPSGSAHRVTRGTTRPPTRVRLGRRQVPVQVVALLVPLLAVGPTVLMTVRGLTNVRRSVPVEWGQVISALSSTAGYALVAAAVATVAAFPVSWWINRRPSTASMLTERSVWVAHAIPSAILALALVYLATRLTPSLYKTPTVLVAAYVILFLPLAVGYQRVGLEASRKVYDDVAASLGSHPARSFARVTLPLALPGFMAGAILVGLDAGKELTTTLMLIPFNADTLSTRLWATTNGESLDFTAAAPYAAMLVVLGVVPVVLLVRSTLRHVQDLAE
- a CDS encoding extracellular solute-binding protein; translated protein: MVRKRGLRVGKVVAGALAMAMAVAGCGGGEDSETTSSGGGVTLTMYTDQHAELIEGLTQAYTKATGVKFNIQNDATVGQIEAEGSASKADLFLSEDPTPAARLGADGLLAPVKASTLAQVRPGLSSGKGLWVAYAARSRVLLYNPKLIDEADLPATLADIVDPKYQGKFAWAPSGAFVATTQYLLETEGEKATREFLDGINANGLNEKKNGNVRDTVEAGKHAMGLSNHYYWWVLATESGGPDALASKIHHFPVEDPGNLVLSSGAGVLKSSKNAEESQKFLAWLTSKDGGQDVIANGDPQVSEAQYPVAPGVASAVAGDLSEVKSPKFDMDQLADSAEAQDLLKELGMSSG